The Spodoptera frugiperda isolate SF20-4 chromosome 2, AGI-APGP_CSIRO_Sfru_2.0, whole genome shotgun sequence genome includes the window TATACACCAGTGGTAATGGCCATGTGAATGCTGAAGCGATTGTCTGGTCGAGTCCTGGGGCCGTCTCCGGAAGCCCACGAGATGAATCATGAAGTAACACGTGAGATGTCCACGAGAATATCAATGGACGAACGATGGTCATTATTTATGAgtcttattcttttttttctaaaacaactttgttttttttataaccttACGtgctcacacacacacacaacttcacgccttttatccccgaaggtgtgaaagaggtgcacattagagCACGCAGTGCCTTACCTTAACGTAATCTTACGTACTATTACTATTTAGTGAAAATAAGATACTGTCTCTGTTTACTCCATTGTATACGCTGATATATCttatagttacattttaaaatctatGTCCCTTTCACTTAAATTATTGGAGTGTCACAATATAAATGTAGGTCTGAGAGGATCGCTCCCAACACTGACCTTGTAAGAGTTAATCGATCAAGTTCAACATTAAGTCGATCTCTTCAAATTGCTTTCAGTTTTTACCGAGTTCTTGAACGGGGTTTTGAATTAATCTGATCGGATTTTACAAACTTCATTGAAAAGGACTAAAACAAGGCTGATTAATTTGTTGTACGTGTTACTAAAATACATTACTCAGTTAACATGGTTTGATCGCCATGAGATGCGAACCAAGCCAAGTAAATCAAATACGCTTGGGACCCCAACTACACACGTGAGGCTTGATTGGGAAGAAACTAACAGTCAGAAGGTACAATACAAGTCTATCAATAATTCCCAAAGGATGACGTCCACGTTGCCATTCCTTCCAACAACAATATCGAGAGATGTCGCCACCATcaactatgtatggatttacaTTAAATCTCGATCACAGGACAAATACAATTTGCTTCCACCAGGAAATGCTTTCACATCGCACGATGAATGAAACATGAATCCATTGAAAACGAACGGTTTGCGAAACGAGTCTCAATCTCctgcttttttaaatattctaaagACTTAATCTGTTCACAAGGACATTAAACAGCTTCAAAGAGTAAACCTAAACATGgcatttattaaatacaatagaTTATTATCAAACTTAACTCAGGTACAAAAATAcagagaaataaatataattcaacGGCTACTCCATTTCGCTTCTAATCTCGATTTTTCAGGTTCTTTCATTTCGGGAGCTTTCAtttctgaaaatattaaaaaactaattaattccACCACTCAGCTGAAACTCGACTGTAAAGCGTTTGGATAGGGTCGAATGTTGCTTACCGATATCAGTCTCTTTAGGCTCATTCCAGGGCTGCCTCACAGATGTACTAAACAGTATAAAGAACAAGTTTGTGAAGAAGTACACTCCTGAGGCTACGAAGAATACTTTGCGCCACTCTGCCGGCTCCGTCTGTAATAcgaaatatattaatacaactttGTAGGCCGCCGCGcgcatatattttattaaacactagcaaactcggcgaactccgtttcgccaccaatgattttccctgttttcctacttttctttttaatttttcctgattttttttgctataaacctcacggagctgAAGACCTTTCCaaagaatgcaaaaccgtggaaatcggttcgtgcgttctggagttatagcgtcaggaaggaaaacccgacttatttttatataatagatatattgCGGCAAGCGggagcgtaaagcaaacttaattTAGGTTCCACATTACTTTGACGTAATGATAACGATAACAAGTGTATCAGTACTGTACACGTGTACAGTAAGCAGTACCTCGTCGTGGACGATGAACCCGCAGACGAGTGGCGCGATGATGGAGATGATGTTCGCCAGGAAGTTGGTGATGCCCATCAGACACGCGCTGAAGTTCGGAGCCAGGTCGATGTGCACCAGCTGCGAGATACAAACGTTGTAATGATTGTGCAATTTAAGTCCACCAAAAACTAATAGTAAATAAACTTGTATCACAAGAGTTGGTTATATGGTCAGCTGTATATTGTACTAAATATTTAAGAAGATGAATTGTATCTGAAATATTCTGTCAGTAGATTATGTAGTCTTATTTAGAAAATGTTAAAGAgatatattacaataattacaccGTGTCACGTCGAATGAATGTGAAACTAACAGCGTACTTAATTTGCCCGCCGTCACGCTGAAGTAAAATTCTAAAGCACAATGATAAGCAGATTTTTGCCAACCGCCGCCATGACAGGCCCACCGCACTTAGATAAAGGAGCTGCCAACATTTGTGTCCACGGTAACTAGTGTACATCGATCGGAACACGAGGGTAGTTTATCTTTCCATGTTACTCGTGCCGCGGAACATCCCTGCATGATGTACGGCGGCCGCGCTGGAACTTGATGCATTTCATTAATCATAACTTTAGATTGTTGCAACGTTAGCTGGCAAGTTTGCGTTTACTTTACAAATCCGTTATTTATGGCGTTATTAAGTGATGACGCAGCGTCTCATTAATTGTTCCGCCTGCTTAGCCACGGTGACAACGCGGTACGTTTTGTGGGTAAAATAGGCCAAATTACTCGTTTATTTAACCTAGTAACACATTTTCTAGTAGTTTTGTTTGCTGGAAGCCGGTCTCACCATGTATCCCGTGTATTGTCCAGCGTTGATGCCCACCGCGACCGTGAGCATGGCCACCGCGAACACCATGTTGCCTTCAGGCGCGTACGACAAGCCAATCAGTGCTATGGCTGGACCCCACAgacctataaaataaatgacactAATATTTTCgcttaaatattaaatcacggtacaaaaaaatattatgactgagattatgagtaataaaaaaattgtttcaacATTTATGAATTTAAACCTCGTAAAAATATTGACGCACTGAACACTCAGCCTCTGTGTTAAAAACTCAGGCAAAAGAAGAATGGCATATTCGACCTGTGAATAGATGTTAACTTTTTAAAGTATCTCTGAATGGTGTTACCTATAGAATTAAAAAGTTTCCTGGTGTTTGAAACACTGATCCAGTTGTTCTTGATAATAACATCGGTCATGAATCCCATGACGAAACTGAGCAAATACATAGACAGGTATGGCAGGGAGGAGAGGACGCCATTCTGAAAGTAGAAACAATATAGTTGTAAGTTATTGAAAGTCATTACTTTGTTAAAATAAGGGAACGGTTATACTTACATTTTTGAGATCAACATTAAGCACTTTGGCCATGTAAGTAGGCATTTCAGTCATGAGTGTGAAGAAGCCCCAGTTCTGTCCACAATGCGCCACTATCACGGACCAGAAGGGCAGTGACGTCAGAATCTGCTTCCACGGCGTGGGGTATCTCTGAAAGaaactaatttgtttaaacaatatacAACAGTGTTTGTATCTATTAAATAAGTGTATTATCTATCTTTGACGTACTTTCATGTTTAAGTGCATTTACCTTCTGTTCCCCTACACGTCCCAACGAGGTCTGGAtgtataaaacttcctcttctTTAATAAACCTCGATGTCTCTGGAGAGTCGGCGCCAAAGATCAAGTAGAATATCACCCAGATGGTCCCCAGGGTTCCGTTGGCGTAGAATATCGCCTGCCAGCCCCAGGACGTGGCCAGGAACCCTGACGCCAGCAGCTGCAGCGCTATCCCCAGCTGTCCACCTGGAATCATAAAACAGAATTTGATTCCATTCAATTACTGACCTCGTAATTGAGTGAGTTtcaatttattgtgttttgtgcGCGATCGCTATTATTTTTGTGACAATAAAATTGACTGCAAATTGAGGAGGTAATTGGATGAAAAGGTGAATAATTACCGAGCTGTTAGTGGcgtttaaattgtaatttaacttTGGTTCATCAGATATGTTAATTCTTATGGTTTCCATTTAAACCGAAATAATTGTCCATCGCGGTTGGTGAATGGAAACATTCATTATGTAATATTCTCCTGACTTGTAGTTACGTAGATAGGTAAAATTCAAATGTATAGTGCAATCttttcgaaaaaatattttcatttcagaaaCTAGAGTTTGAACCaacattcgttcatttttgtaaGCAAAAACATGTACAGTATAAAATTGCAGAACATTTTTTCGAGCTCGCCGACAATTTTTTCCTAAAACTAAAAACAGAGTCTCTAATCAAAGCCGACGGCATCTGGCAACATGTAGCCGGGAATACTTGGGAATTGTGAATAAACCTCATTTATATGAAACGGAGCACTTTGAGTCAGAACCGTCCAATTACGTGAGCATCCGGCCGGGAGCGAGGCTTAATGCGTTCTGTTGTTCAACTCTCCACTTGTACTGAATAATCTAAGCGGCGGTGCAGCCGGCGTGGACTCATTGTGCCTTTATTGTTACTCACTGCCACTGCTCCAGTATGCAAGTGACACCTGGCGATAATTGCACCAGCTCGACCAGCTGCACTTGTTCCATTATTCCGTTCTAACAGTGTCCGCGGACGTGATCCTAACTTTTATGAAACTAAAACCGTAAATTGTTTGAGCTCTGTAAGTTTGTTCGAAGAGTTTGCCCCGGAGAGGGAACTGTATTCCCGACTTGTAACTGCAATGATTCTTACTATACTGCTGGTTCTACGTGCAGGGTGTAGTTTTGTTggaagaataatataaaatacttggaaaatattataattcaagCAAAAGTTTCACCTCACTGGCGAAAAGAAGCTGATTTTATGTTCAGTAGTGGCTGAATACTGACCAGCGTATACGATGGTGGTGAGGATCCCCTTCTCCTGCAGCGGCATCCACTGGCTGACGAGGTGGTGCGTGCTGGGGTAGATGAACGCCTGCGTCAGCCCTTGCAGCACTCTACACGTGCACACCAGTCGCCACCCTCCCTGGATGGAAGGTATTAGTGTTAAGATACATTTGTAACTggcaaatatataaaaataatatttaataaatttaaataggcatttttcaataaaattgaaattcaaaGGAAATGTTAACGATAAGTGTCTATCTGCAGGTCCGTGTCTTTCTACTCGTTCCTAAGCGTAGATTCAACAAAGGAGTGACACCGTGTGTGTTTTCTGTTCGTAGCAACGTTTAaactcatttaccggcttatactataaaaacaatattatttcactGAGTTATTTACCCAGGCAGCTCCCAAAGGCAGCATCAGCGAGAGTATGGAGTTGACGAAGACAGCGATGGTGAAGAGCACCTTGCCCCCGAACCTCCGCGCCAGCTCGCCGGCCGGCACCTGCAGCACCACGTAGCCCCAGAAGAACGAGGACAGGATCACCGCCTGCACGCTGTGCGACCAGGGGAAGTACTGGAACATACGTACATTACGTCATGCGTTGTAAACTCTGAAGAAATTGGTGGTTTAAAGTATATGTTACAGGGGTGTACTTTTTGCCGTACTTTCGGCATTGTTTAGAACTTTGAAATATTACTGAACGTAGATATCTAAAACTCAATATGCCTTAATGCAAAATACTCAAAGCAATGcttaaaagcaggagtaggaacggagtggctttagtcagtaagagtctgacactccctctcgcctcgcccaagacggaaaaagtcattggatgatttttccaccttaaaaaaaagtagtacTTTTGCAATAGATTCGTCGCCTCATCACATCCTCTGACAATTCACATATCCCCCGAGCGCGAGGTGACAACGCGGAACTCCGTCAGTAATTAACAAAAGATAACAAGTTCAAAGAGGAGCTCGCTACAGCAGCCTACTTAGTGAagtatttacaatataatttcaGGGAATTATACAAGTAATCTTGTTGATTTCACAGATTCCCTTATGTTAATGGCTTCAGTACTTTGTTGGTGCTTAACGAAAGTAAGGAGCTTGACTCGCTGCTGATAATTACGTGGAAAATATTGAATACGAAGAGTTCTATACAAGGCtatgtgtaattaaaattaaataatcaaaataatttattttaatattgagttTAAAGGTGAATGAAACAGCTCGTTTTGTAATCCTAAATATTGTTCTGtttggtgtcatgtgtttgtacACACACGAGAACATTGGGATATACCCCTACTTCTGAAGTCTCAATATGAGGATTACGCTGATAAAACTACGTGGATTAAACTACCTCGTTTGTGTAAATATTAAGTTATCGTAAATATAAACTTGTTAACAGTAAAAGGTgtctacatattattttttctccACAAGCGAGGGTCGGGAGATAAATTAAGTCTCGTCCGATAGACGGGTCCTATCAACTTTATCAGTGGCAGCAAAATACCTGCCATTCATAACTCTGCGTAGGTATTGCCTTAATGAGCAGCTATCGCCTTAAACGTGTAGGTGCTCATATTATCTGAGAACATTCATtggaatttgaactttatgctaaataataataataatgaattttattagttttactgCATGATTGAAGCGTGGTGTGTTGTTGCatcagattattttattaattatttagtgtgCTCTTCACATGTTTTCACATGCGCTGTAAGATcactaattattgtaatattagcTGAATATCGATCAAGTATTAACAATTAGCTTCTTCCTGCAGTTTTgtccgcattcccgtgggatcaaaagaatcctatcacccaagtcagctcataccctgtctatataccaaatttcatcaaaatccgttcaatagttctagcatgattgacggacaaacaaccaaacatgcaaacatacaaactttcacatttataatatttgtgtgataGTGTGATGGTCCTAATATAGGTTATGTTCATTTTTATATCACACTGAAACGATAAATGCTATATTTAgtactgattattattatgaagCAGTTATTTATTCCTCCAGTTAATCATCATGCGAATGGTTTTGATTTAATCAACTATAATATGACATCATctattgcaataaataaataaatcaattaataaactATTGTGTTCGTTGTTTACTCGAATAAATCAAATCAGAcgcaaaataattgtttttgtgttatctAATTACTACATCCGTGGAAAATCTACGCAATGGTTGCATAGACGATCCTGGATGATAATTCAACTGATAATTACTTGTAGTTAGCTATAACATATACCCATCATGTTTCATGTGAAAATTAtcgtaatttcattttaaaagtgGTTTaatccataaaattaaattgctgTGGTCACGATGTTGTAAGTTTAATTGCACTATGTCTCtgatttaattgtttgttttaccgCCAGCGAACTATCGAATCTGTATTGTTGGATAGTGATTAGAGTGTTAACTGCACATCAATTGCTGTCAGATTTAACACTAAATCATCCTAATCTTAGAACAGCTTGAGAGAATGGTAACATCAGTTCATTACATTGACTTTACTTAATCATTCCATATCTTCCTCACGTGTAACATCGCGTGATGAAGCTGTATCGTTTACTTAGGACAGGCCATCGCAGCCCCGGCGTCACCACAACCTAGTGAAAGGTCGCCTCATCTATCTTGCAGTCGGTCTTTCACCTACTCTTCTATTTATACCTTCGACATCTACTAACATTATCTAAACAACCTGACGACAGTTCCACCCATTTCTTCCGCGCATAAATCATGGACTATATTATCTGTGGTCTataatatgtgtgtgtgtgtgtgtgtgtgtgcagtgATGTGCACAACACGTGACGTCACGCAGTAAGGTCACTCGTATCTAAGTGGGCGGGGCGGGGTCGTCACCGGCTGCGGCGGCGACCGACTGACATCGTAAACTTTCCATTCAACTCCTGTTTCGTTGAGTAGAAGCTCAGAGCACTTATTCTACATTAACGTAGCTCAGGTTAAATGTACTGTGGAGCAGTTTCTCAACCTGACACGGAGAGATAGGAAGAATAAAAGATGGTGGAATGGTGTTTCAAGTAGATTTAAATAACACAGCTTAGTCTGTAATGCCATTAGTTTACAATATGTATGTTTCCTAAGACAATTGCATTGACCTGTGCCTACGACATGTTAACCCGTGCAGTATGTACCTACAACAACAGCGACGCAGTACACGTGCTGCGCTAGGCGATGGATGTCACACATTGATCTCCACACGGAGATGATCGCGTGACGAGATAACGTTCTCGGAAGGAAACAACCACGACTAGTCGGTACGAGTGGACgagtatgtattattataagattGATATTGTTTGATTTCATGAGAATATTATATCGCTAGTGTGCATCTTGTTATTAGGTGTAGCTACTGAACGTGATTGTTCTAATTGTTATGTTCATGACGTATTCCAGTAATGATGGCAATACTAGGAATATTTCATATAGATGGTAAACTATCTGGAACAGTTCATTGATTGAGTGGAGTCTAAATTAGTAATAGAGAGTCAACAGATATATTATGATTGTGTCCAAAGCCTTtcctaaaaactaaataatattttaaatattgagaacctatatacataggtacaagtTATTGCTACGCGACGAagctattattgtaataaaatcaacgcgaaaaataatataataaaaatataataaaaataatcatgtgTTAGAAGTTATGTAGTACTAAAGTAAAGTAGTTAGTCCTGTGATCCGCGACTATCATATCTGTTACAATCAAACTATATTTCAAGTAACAcgataatgttttataaataaatcgtaaaactgttgttattacaacattaatattaatttttatctcCTAAGATAC containing:
- the LOC118269312 gene encoding putative inorganic phosphate cotransporter; the protein is MGVVEEIEAVRPKGLGIRHVQTVLLFLGMLFAFTMRVNMSMAIVDMTDERKEFYFPWSHSVQAVILSSFFWGYVVLQVPAGELARRFGGKVLFTIAVFVNSILSLMLPLGAAWGGWRLVCTCRVLQGLTQAFIYPSTHHLVSQWMPLQEKGILTTIVYAGGQLGIALQLLASGFLATSWGWQAIFYANGTLGTIWVIFYLIFGADSPETSRFIKEEEVLYIQTSLGRVGEQKRYPTPWKQILTSLPFWSVIVAHCGQNWGFFTLMTEMPTYMAKVLNVDLKNNGVLSSLPYLSMYLLSFVMGFMTDVIIKNNWISVSNTRKLFNSIGLWGPAIALIGLSYAPEGNMVFAVAMLTVAVGINAGQYTGYMLVHIDLAPNFSACLMGITNFLANIISIIAPLVCGFIVHDETEPAEWRKVFFVASGVYFFTNLFFILFSTSVRQPWNEPKETDIEMKAPEMKEPEKSRLEAKWSSR